In the genome of Pseudomonas fluorescens, the window GCTTTCCTGGGGAAACATCAGTCATAAATGCGCGGGAATCCGGATCGTCTGTCAAACGTATGCGTTTGCGAGCGGTTCACCAGCCGCCGCTACATAAAAACAAAGCCAGGGCGTAACTTAATGAGCGTAAGCAATCCAACCCTGATCACGTTCGTGATCTACATCGCAGCAATGGTGCTGATCGGCTTGATGGCCTATCGCTCCACCAACAACCTTTCCGACTACATTCTGGGCGGCCGTAGCCTGGGCAGCGTTGTGACCGCACTGTCCGCCGGTGCCTCCGACATGAGCGGCTGGTTGTTGATGGGCTTGCCCGGCGCGATCTACATGTCCGGCCTTTCCGAAAGCTGGATCGCCATCGGCCTGATCGTCGGCGCCTACCTGAACTGGCTGTTCGTCGCCGGCCGTCTGCGGGTGCAGACCGAGCACAACGGTGATGCACTGACCCTGCCGGACTACTTCGCCAGCCGTTTCGAAGACAAAAGCGGCCTGCTGCGGATCATCTCCGCGGTCGTGATCCTGGTGTTCTTCACCATCTACTGCGCTTCCGGCATCGTGGCCGGTGCCCGTCTGTTCGAAAGCACCTTCGGCATGTCCTACGAGACGGCGCTGTGGGCCGGTGCTGCGGCGACGATTGCCTACACCTTTATCGGCGGATTCCTGGCCGTGAGCTGGACCGATACCGTACAAGCCACCCTGATGATCTTCGCGTTGATCCTGACGCCGGTTATCGTGCTGCTGGCCACTGGCGGCGTCGACACCACGTTCCTGGCCATCGAAGCGCAAGATCCAAGCAACTTCGACATGCTCAAGGGCACCACTTTCATCGGCATCATCTCGCTGATGGGCTGGGGTCTGGGCTACTTCGGCCAGCCGCACATCCTGGCGCGTTTCATGGCTGCCGATTCGGTTAAATCGATCGCCAAGGCCCGTCGCATCTCCATGACCTGGATGATCCTGTGCCTGGGCGGCACCGTGGCAGTCGGCTTCTTCGGTATCGCCTACTTCTCGGCGCACCCGGACATGGCGGGCGCAGTCTCCGAGAACCACGAGCGTGTGTTCATCGAACTGGCCAAGATCCTCTTCAACCCATGGATCGCGGGTATCCTGCTGTCGGCCATTCTGGCTGCGGTGATGAGCACCCTGAGCTGCCAGTTGCTGGTGTGCTCGAGCGCCCTGACCGAAGACTTCTACAAGACCTTCCTGCGTAAATCCGCTTCCCAGGTTGAACTGGTGTGGGTCGGCCGTGCCATGGTGCTGTTGGTTGCCCTGGTTGCGATCGCCCTGGCGTCCAACCCGGAAAACCGTGTACTGGGTCTGGTGAGCTACGCCTGGGCCGGTTTCGGTGCCGCATTCGGTCCGGTCGTGCTGATCTCCGTGATCTGGAAAGACATGACCCGCAACGGCGCACTGGCCGGTATCCTGGTCGGCGCGATCACCGTGATCGTCTGGAAACACTTCGAACTGCTGGGCCTGTACGAAATCATCCCTGGCTTCATCTTCGCCAGCCTGGCGATCTACTTCGTCAGCAAAATGGGCACGCCGACTGCCGGCATGTTCCAGCGTTTTGCTGCTGCCGAGAATGATTACCGCCTGAACAAGTGATGAGTGATGGGTTGAACTCTTCCCATCCCTGATAAAAGAACGGCTCGCAGCTTTAACAGTGCGGGCTGTTTTTTTTTGCTTCTCCGATATCCGTGGTGCGAATTTTCCGGGCAGGGTCCTCGGACGTTTCCTTCAAAACGTAGTGGTTTTCATGAAGTGGTGCGAAGTGAGTTCCGTCGATAGTCTTTGGCGGTCACTGACAACTCAGTGGTGGGGTGTAGGAACCTCTCAAGGCCGATGGGAAGCACTTAGCGTCAATACTTGGTTTGCGGTCGTTTACATGCGCCCGTAAGATCAGTTGCGGCAGCTATGCGCGGGCACGCTTCGGCGTGGTCGGGTTTTCCCAAAGGTCTCGATATTCCTACCCCGCGCTTAGCTGCCACCCTGGCCTGTAGGAAGGCTGATGGCAGCTCCGATTCATCTTTGGGAGCTACTAATGAAAACAATTCACCCTGACCCACCTTACAAAAAACCAATCCCCCATCCCGACAACCGCTTCATGGCATTGACCAGCAACTGCACCGATATGCCCACCCTGTTCGTCGACACCCACGCGCCACTCGACATCCTCACCGACGCTGCCAACTATAGAATCCGCGCAGTCACCCAAGTGCTTGAGAACCTGTCCATGCGCGGTTCGATCGAGTGCGAGTCCTTCATCCTCAGCGATTTCGCCTTGCTCTGCGCTATTACGTTGCGCGATGGCTGTGATGTGCTGGATGTGGTTGGGCGGCGGTTGCGGGCGCGGCCTTTGGCGTAGCGCTAGGCGGCTTTTGTGGCGAGGGAGCTTGCTCCCGTTCAACTGCGTAGCAGTTGTAGAACAGGGGAGTGCAGTGTGTCAGAGCAAGCCGGGGTTCAGGTTTTGGGGCCGCTTCGCAGTCCAGCGGGAGCAAGCTCCCTCGCCACAGGGGAGTGGTTACGGCCACTCAGCCGCCAACCCCTGACTTGCCGGCCGGTAAAAGGTAAACTCCCCGGCCTTCGCAGGAGCAACCATGAATTATCGTCACGCCTTCCATGCCGGCAATCACGCCGATGTGTTCAAACACCTGACCTTGACCCGCCTCATCGCCCTGATGTCGCGCAAGGAGCAGCCGTTTGCCTATCTCGACACCCACGCTGGCATCGGTCTGTATGACCTTCAGGGTGACCAGGCCAACCGTACCGGTGAGTACCTGGAAGGCATTGCGCGTTTGTGGGATCAGCCGGATCTGCCGATCCTGACCGCTGATTACATGCAAGTGCTGCACGAGATGAACCCTGATGGCCAGTTGCGCTATTACCCGGGGTCGCCGGAGTTGGCGCGACGTCTGACTCGTCCGCAGGACCGTGTGTTGCTCAACGAGAAACACCCGGAAGACGGCGTGCTGCTCAAGGACAACATGGCCGGTGATCGCCGGGTCAAGGTGCACTTGGGTGAAGGCTGGCATGTGCCCCGGGCCTTGCTGCCGGTGCCGGAGAAGCGTGCGGTGATGTTGATCGATCCGCCGTTTGAGAAGCTCGACGAGATGCAGCGCTGTGCCGCGTCGTTGAAGGAAGCGATTGGCCGGATGCGCCAGACCGTGGCGGCTATCTGGTACCCGGTGAAGGATCAGCGCGCGCTGCGCCGCTTCTATCAGGACCTGGCCGGTACCGGCGCGCCGAAGTTGTTGCGGGTGGAGTTGCTGGTGCATCCGCTGGATACGCCGAACAGTCTGAACGGCTCAGGGCTGGCGATTGCCAATCCGCCGTGGGGGCTGGAGGAAGAGTTGCGTGAGCTGCTGCCGTGGTTGTCTGAGAAGCTGGGGCAGACCCAGGGTGGGTGGCGGATGGATTGGTTGATTGCCGAGAGTTGATCGGCAATCAACAACCTGTGGCGAGGGAGCTTGCTCCCGCTGGGGTGCGAAGCACCCCTAGAAACCGGTAACTGCGTTCTTTCAGTAAGAACCGGTTCTCCGGTTTTGCGATTGCTGCGCAACCGAGCGGGAGCAAGCTCCCTCGCCACAGTTCAGGGTTAGTTACCCGCCAGGCTCGGTGGCATGCACACGCCGGTACCGCCGATCCCGCAATAGCCTTCCGGGTTTTTCGCCAGGTACTGCTGGTGATACGTCTCGGCAAAGTAGACGGTCGGAGCCTGGTCGATTTCGGTGCTGATTTCACCGAGACCGGCCTTGGACAGCTCGGCCTGGTAGGTTTCCTTGCTCTTGAGCGCCGCGTCCAGTTGTTCCTGGCTAGTGGCGTAGATCACCGAACGGTACTGGGTGCCGATGTCATTGCCCTGGCGCATGCCTTGCGTCGGGTTGTGCAGTTCCCAGAACATCACCAGCAGTTCTTCGTAGCTGACCTTGGCCTTGTCATACACCACCAGCACCACTTCGGTGTGGCCGGTCAGGCCCGAGCAGACTTCTTCGTAGGTCGGGTTCGGCGTGAAACCGCCGGCGTAGCCGACTACGGTGCTGACCACGCCTTCACGCTGCCAGAAGCGGCGTTCCGCGCCCCAGAAGCAGCCGAGGCCGAAGATCGCGAAGTCGACATCTTCGAAGAACGGGCCGAGCAAGGGGGTGTCTTTAAACACAAAGTGCTTTTCAGGCAGGGTCATCGCGGTTTCGCGGCCAGGCAGAGCTTGTTCTTTAGTAGGGAGCACGTTTTTGTTCACCAGAATTTCCGAGCGCAGAACCATGATCAGTCCTCTCAGTCAGGTTGGGTTGTAAATAAGCAGGCTGTCAGTGTGCCCAATACCTGCCCGATACGCACTACCTTGTGGGAGCGGGCTTGCTCGCGAAGGCGTTGAGTCAGTCAGTAACCACGGCTCTGACACACCGTCTTCGCGAGCAAGCCCGCTCCCACAGGTTTTGTGTCATCCACAGGTTCTGTGTCTGTCAGGCGATTGGGCCACGCGGGTAGCGTTTGAGCTTGTCGATCAGCTCATTGCCCGGGATCGGACGGTCGAACAAGTAGCCCTGGCCGACGTCGCAGCGGTGACGGCGCAGGAACGACAACTGCTCGGCGGTTTCGATGCCTTCAGCCACGACCTTGATTTTCAGGTTGTGCGCCATGGCGATCACCGCGGAGGTGATTTCCATGTCGTCCTGGTTGTCCGGGATTTCGTGGATGAAGCTTCGATCGATCTTGATGATGTCGATGGGGAATTTCTTCAAGTAACTGAGCGACGAGTAACCGGTGCCGAAATCGTCCATGGCCAGGGTCAGGCCCAGGCGCTTGAGCTGGTCGAGCTGCAAGTGGGTGTCTTCGGTGGCTTCCAGCAGCAGGCCTTCGGTCAGCTCCAGCTCCAGCAAATGAGCTGGCAGGGCTTCTTCCTTGAGGATGTTGGCAATGGAGGCCACCAGGTCCGGATCGGAGAACTGCTTGGGCGACAGGTTGATCGCCACTTGCAGGTTGCCCAGGCCGGCGGCGGTCAGCGCTTTGCTCATGCGGCAAGCCTGGCGGGCGATCCATTTGCCGATCGGAATGATCAGCCCGGTTTCTTCGGCGACGCTGATGAACTGATCCGGGCGGATCATGCCCTTTTCCGGGTGGTCCCAGCGCAGCAGGGCTTCCATCCCCAATAGGCGCCCGCTGCGCAGGCACAGTTTTGGCTGATAGAACACGTCGAGTTCGTTCTGGGTCAGGGCGCGGCGCAGGTTGTTCTCGACGAACAGCTTGTAGCTGGCCTCGGCATTCAGCGCTTCGGTGAACACTTGCACCTGATGTTTGCCATTGGCCTTGGCCTTGTGCAGCGCCAACCCGGCGTTGCGCATCAGGGTTTGCGGGTCGCGCCCGTGCAGCGGCGCGCAGGCCAGGCCCACAGAGCCGGTGACGCTGATCAACTGGTTGTCGACGAACATCGGTTTGTCGAGGGTCGCCAGCAATTGATTGGCCACTTGCTGGCCGACCGTGAGGTCGCTGTTGTCCAGCAATACGGCGAATTCGTTACTGGCGAATCGCGCCAGGCTGCCGCTCGGGATCAGGCTGTTGCGCAGGCGCCGGGCCAGGCTGATCAGCAGTTTGTCGCCGGTCTGGTGGCCGAGGCTGTCGTTGATCCGCTTGAAGTTGTCGATGTCCACCAGCAACAGGCTGATCGGCGCGTCGCTGTCCCGGGCGAAGCGTTCATCGAGGTTGCGGATGAACGCCGGGCGATTGCCAAGGTTGGTCAGGTTGTCGGTGTAGGCCAGGCGCTCGATGCGTTGCTGAGCGAGCTTGGTCTGGGTGATGTCTTCGTAGATGCCGATGTAGTGGGTCAGCTCGCGGTTGTCGCCGTAAACCTTGGAGATCGACAACTGGCCCCAATAGGGTTCGAGGTTTTTCCGGCGGCTCTTGAATTCGCCCTGCCAACTGTTGCTCTTGGCCAGTGCTGAAGGCGCGTCGAACAGCAGTTCGCTGAGGTTCTCCAGGGCCGGTAGTTCTGACAGGCGCTGGCCGTGCACTTCTTCGGTGGAATATTGGGTGATCGCAGTGAAGCTCGGGTTGACGTATTCGACAACGCCGTCGCAGTTGACCAGCAAAAAGGCGTTGGCACTTTGTTCGACTGCCCGCTGGAACAGGTGCAGGGCGCTGGTGGCGGTTCGCCGGTTGTGGTTGCTGATGACCTGGGCAAACTGGTCTGCCAGCTCTCCGGCGAAGGCGATTTCATCTGACTGCCAGGCGCGGGTCGCACCGGTCTGCTCCAGGCACAAGACACCGACCACCTGACCATCGACGCGGATACTGGCGTCGAGCATTGCGTTGACGTCACGCGGGCGCAGGCTTTCGGCCATCTCCCGGGTGCGCGGGTCACGCATGGCGTTATGGGCGTCGATGGCGCGGCCGGTGTGCAAGGCGTCGAGGTAATCGGGGAACACACTGACGTCGATTGGCTGCGGCAGCAGGTATTCCTGAGTCGTGCGGTGATAGGCCGAGATCGGCACCAGCATCGAGCCTTCGAGGTGCCACAGGCTGGCGCAGTCGATTTCGTAAATGTCGCAGGCGCTGCGGGTGATCAGCTCGGCGGCTTCGCGCAAGGAGTTGTTGCTGCTGTAGCGTTGACGGGTGAGCAGCAGGATCAGGTCCTGCTGGGCACGCACCCGGTCCAGATGCAGCAGTTGTTCCTGCTGGGCACGCTGATTGAGTTCCAGGGCGATTTGCAGGCGCGAGTTCTGGGTTTCCAGATCCAGGGCCGGTTGCAGCGGGTCATCCTCGAACAGGCCGTCGATGACCAGCAGGTAGCCGCGTAACAGGTGTCGATTGTGTTGTTTGTAGGCTTCGCCCAGCTCCAGCAGATTCAGGGAACCAGAGGCGGTGTGCAGGGTGTAGCGGATCAGGTAGTGCGTGCTTTCGCTCAGTTGCTGCTGGATCGCGTCGTGCAGTTCATAGCGCGCTTGCGGCTCCATCAGGCTGGCGTAGGGCGAGCCCACCAGCGCACACAGCTCCACGGCGGGCAGGCCGAACTGGCGTTCGCAATTGGGATCGAGAAACAGCAGCGCCCAGCTGGGTTCATTAAGCCGTTCGAAACGCAGCATGCCGAGCCGCGAGGGCACAGGCAACTGCGTCACTACCTCGGCCACCATACGGCTGGCGGCATCGGGTTGGCTTTTCATGGAGGGAAACTCGCTTCGAATATGCTGAACGCGCTGGGCTCTCGCCCTCTTGACTGTTGCCTGCGGCAAGGTTGCATCATTGCGACACCGACTGACAAGAGAGATGAAGGCCAAGTGCTATAAGAATATGTCGGCAGGCGTGAAGATTTCTGCAGTTCGCGGCAGAAAGTATTGTTATTGATCAGATCGCAGCCTTGGGGGGGGGCCGAAGGCTGTGATTTTTTGCCATCAGCGCAAATTGATGCCTGTCGATTGCAGCAACTTGCCATCCCGATCGTGGTAATTCACCTGAATGCGTTCTGCATCGATGACCAGGTGCGCGAAGTTATCCCGACTGATGACTTTGCCATTCAATTCCTGTCGATATTCACCTGCATCGTTGCGTGCCAATGGCCGGTCGAGGATAAAGCTGGATCGACTGGCATAGGGCATCAGTTTGATGTTGCACAATGGCGACGACACGATGGTGTGCACCTCAAAGTCCGGGTCTTCGCTGTGGGTCAGTCGACTGGTCAAGGAGCCGTGAACGTCACCGGAAACGAAAATGACATTCTTCAGCCGGTGCGAACGAATGGTCTCCAGCAACCGCAGCCGTTGCCCGGGAAAACCGGCCCAGGCGTCATACCCGTTTTGCCTGGCATCGGGGAAGAACATCACGCTGGTGACCACCAGTTTGACCCGCGCCGGGCTGCGGATCAGCCATTGGCACAGGGCATATTCCTGTTCGGTATCAAGCAGGCGGCGATCATCGGCGGATAGATTGCGCCGGGTGCGACTATCGGTGACAAACCATTCGATATCGCCATCGGTGAACTGATACCAATAGTGCTTCGGATGCCGGCGGATCCGCCCATCGTCAAGTAATTCAAATGCCGGGCTGTGGCTGGCTTGATATAACTCATAAGCAGTGATGGCGTTTTTATATAGAGCATCATCGCCTGATCTTTTCTTGGCCGGCCAGTTATCTTCAATTTCGTGATCGTCGAGGATCATGTAAGTCGATAGGTTGGCCATTAACCTGGAAATATGCGGCTGGGAGAAAGCTGCACGGTATTTTGCGAGAATTTGCTGATATTCGCGGTCAGGCGCGAAAAAATTCAAATCATCGACATAGATCTGATCGCCAGTCATCAACATCGCGCTGACCGGCGGGTCGGCTTGCTGTGCCAGTTGTGTAATCGAGGCAAATATCCGGTCGCCCAGGTGTGGCGCCGACGGGATGCCGGCGGTCATCCGCAAGTAACGGCATGAGCCAACGAAATAGGCTCGTGGCGTGCCGAGCGTGCCGGATCGGGTGCGCAAGCGATAGAGTTCTTGCGGCCATTGCAGCGGCAGTTCTTGCAGCGAATCCACGGAGTGCCCGGCACTGGTGGTGCTGAACCAGCCGGCCTGGTATTCGTATTCGGTATCGGCCGCCAGGTTATTGAGAGTAATGACATCGGACATGTCTTGCAGGTTTGTCAGCCTTGCAAAGGTAGTTTTAAGCCATTGTTCATGCCCGGACTGCCGATAACGGATGCCGGCAAATACGGGTGCATCTTTTTGCGCTTTGCCGCGCACAAAGATACGCGCGTGATCAGTTGTAGTGTGCCCAACTATTGGGCCGACAGAGAGTTTTAGCATGTTCGAATCCATTCGAATAATGAACTAATCAACCAGTGGCTTTAAACGTTGCCATCGTAGTTTTGGGCTTTAAGGCTAAGTGTTTGCTGGCGGGAAAATATCGGGCAAAAAGGGATGGGGGGTGTGGGGTAATCAAACCAGGCATGTAGGACATTGCCTGCGTTTCGTGCAGGCAAAAAAAGCCCCGCCAAATTGGCGGGGTTGAGGTACGAGCGTGGCGCTCGGAAACGTGGAACGCGATCGGCCCTCCGGTGAAGGAGGGCCGATCGGTGTTACAGGAGCATGGTGCGGATGTCGCCCAGCAGATCGCTCAGACGCTTGGTGAAGCGTGCAGCAGCGGCGCCGTTGATCACGCGGTGATCGTAGGACAGCGACAGCGGCAGCATCAGTTTCGGCTGGAAGGCTTTGCCGTCCCAGACTGGCTGGATGGTTGCCTTGGAGACACCGAGGATCGCCACTTCCGGCGCGTTGACGATCGGCGTGAAGCCGGTGCCGCCAATGTGGCCGAGGCTGGAAATGGTGAAGCAGGCACCTTGCATCTCGTCCGACGAGAGCTTCTTGGTCCGGGCTTTTTCAGCCAGGGAAGCAGCCTCGGCGGCCAGTTGCAGCAGGCTCTTCTGGTCGACGTTCTTGATGACCGGTACCAGCAGGCCATCCGGGGTGTCGACGGCGAAGCCGATGTTCACGTATTTCTTGCGGATGATCGCTTTGCCGCTTGGCGCCAGCGAGCTGTTGAAGTCCGGCAGTTCCTTGAGCAGGTGCGCGCAGGTCTTGAGCAGCAACGGCAGGATGGTCAGCTTGACGCCGGCCTTCTCTGCAACGGCTTTCTGGGCAACACGGAACGCTTCGAGCTCAGTGATATCCGCCGAGTCGAATTGCGTCACGTGCGGCACGTTCAGCCAGCTGCGGTGCAGGTTGGCGGCGCCGACCTGCATCAGGCGGGTCATCGGCACTTCTTCGATTTCACCGAAGCGGCTGAAGTCCACGACCGGAATTGGCGGGATGCCCGCGCCACCGGTTGCGCCAGCAGCAGCGGCCGGTGCTTCCTTGGCCTTCTGCATCATGGCCTTGACGTAAACCTGCACGTCTTCTTTCAGGATGCGACCGTGCGGACCGCTGGCACCCACTGCGTTCAGCTCGACGCCGAATTCACGGGCCAGTTGACGCACGGCAGGGCCGGCGTGAACTTTCGCGCCAGGCTTGGCTGGAGCAGCAACCGGGGCAGCAACAGGTGCGGCGGCGGCAGGAGCAGCAGCTGGAGCCGGAGCGCTCGGAGCAGCAGCGGCAGGTGCCGGTGCGGCGGCCGGTGCAGCGCCTTTGACTTTCAGCTTGAGGATCAGGTCGCCGGTACCGACTTCGTCATCGAGCTTGATGGAAACGCTTTCCACCACGCCAGCGGCTGGCGACGGGATTTCCATGCTCGCCTTGTCGGATTCCAGGGTGATCAGCGACTGGTCGGCCACAACGGTGTCGCCGGCCTTGACCAGGACTTCGATGATCTTGGCCTTGCCCGCCGAACCGATGTCCGGAACGTGGATGTCCTGAACGCTGTCGGCAACCGGTGCAGCCGGAGCTGCTACAGGAGCAGGCGCAGCGGCGGCAGTTGGAGCGGCAGCCTGGGCCGGAGCAACGGCCGGTGCAGCAGCACCTGCCACTTCCAGATCCAGGATCAGGTCGCCGGTGCCGACTTCGTCATTGAGCTTGACGCTGATGGCCTTGACCACGCCAGCGGCAGGCGACGGGATTTCCATGCTCGCCTTGTCCGACTCCAGGGTGATCAGCGACTGATCAGCCGCGACGGTGTCGCCGACCTTGACCTGGATCTCGATGATCTGGGCCTTGCCCGACGAACCGATGTCCGGCACGTGCACTTGCTGAACGCTGGCAGCAGCCGGCGCAGCAGCAGGAGCTGCAGCCGGTTTGGCTTCAGCCTTGGCCGCCGGTGCAGCTGCCGCAGGGGCCGCAACAGCGGCACCTTCGACTTCCAGCTCCAGCAGTTCGTCGCCTTCTTTCAGGCGATCGCCCAGCTTCACTTTCAGGCTCTTGATGATACCGGCCTTCGGCGCAGGCACTTCCATGCTCGCCTTGTCCGACTCAAGTGTCAGGATGCTCTGGTCGGCTTCGATACGGTCGCCGACCTTCACAAACAGTTCAATTACTTCACCTTCACCGCTGCCGATGTCAGGTACGCGAATGAGTTCGCTCACAGAATCTCTCCTCAGCAGTCCAGTGGGTTGCGTTTTTCCGGGTTGATACCGAACTTGGCAATGGCCTCGGCCACAACCTTAGGTTCGATGTCGCCACGGTCAGCCAGTGCTTCCAGGGCTGCCAACACCACGAAATGACGGTCGACTTCGAAGAAATGACGCAGTTTCTTGCGGCTGTCGCTGCGGCCGAAACCGTCGGTGCCCAGGACTTTGAATTCCTTGGACGGTACCCACTGACGGATCTGCTCGGCGAACAGTTTCATGTAGTCGGTAGACGCGATGACCGGACCTTTACGGCCGTTCAGGCACTCTTCGACGTAGCTCAGCTTAGGCTTCTGGCCAGGGTGCAGACGGTTGGTGCGCTCAACGGCCAGGCCGTCGCGACGCAGTTCGTTGAAGCTGGTAACGCTCCACACGTCGGCGCCGACGTTGAACTCTTCGCGCAGGATCTTCGCCGCTTCACGGACTTCACGCAGGATGGTGCCGGAGCCCATCAGCTGAACGTGGTGCGCCGCTTCGCGGTTGTCTTCTTCGAGCAGGTACATGCCTTTCTTGATGCCTTCTTCGGCACCGGCCGGCATGGCTGGCTGCTGGTACGACTCGTTCATCACGGTGATGTAGTAGAAGACGTCCTGTTGCTCTTCGGTCATCTTCTTCATGCCGTCCTGAATGATCACCGCCAGCTCGTAGCCGTAGGTTGGATCGTAGGTGCGGCAGTTCGGGATGGTCGAGGCCAGCAGGTGGCTGTGACCGTCTTCGTGTTGCAGGCCTTCACCGTTCAGGGTGGTACGGCCGGCGGTGCCACCGATCAGGAAGCCACGGGTGCGGCTGTCGCCGGCGGCCCATGCCAAGTCGCCGATACGCTGGAAGCCGAACATCGAGTAGAAGATGTAGAACGGCAGCATCGGCTGGTTGTGGCTGGAGTACGAAGTACCGGCAGCGATGAAGGAGCTCATGGCGCCCGCTTCGTTGATGCCTTCCTCGAGGATCTGGCCCTTCTGGTCTTCCTTGTAGAACATCACCTGGTCTTTATCGACTGGCTCGTAGAGCTGGCCGACGGAGGAGTAGATGCCCAGCTGACGGAACATGCCTTCCATACCGAAGGTACGGGCTTCGTCCGGGATGATCGGCACGATGCGCGGGCCGATTTCCTTGTCCTTGACCAGTTGCGCGAGGATCCGCACGAAGGCCATGGTGGTGGAGATTTCGCGGTCGCCCGAGCCGTCCAGGATCGCCTTGAGGGTGTCCAGTGGCGGAGTCGGGATGTTGAAGCTCTTGGCGCGACGCTGAGGTACGAAGCCGCCCAGTGCGGTACGGCGCTCGCTCAGGTAACGGGCTTCGGCGCTGCCTTCTTCCGGTTTGAAGAATGGCAGGTTTTCCAGTTCATCGTCCTTGACCGGGATGTCGAAGCGGTCGCGGAACAACTTCAGGCTTTCGACATCGACCTTCTTGGTGTTGTGCGCGGTGTTTTTCGCTTCGCCGG includes:
- the aceE gene encoding pyruvate dehydrogenase (acetyl-transferring), homodimeric type, whose amino-acid sequence is MQDLDPVETQEWLDALESVLDKEGEDRAHYLMTRMGELATRSGSQLPYAITTPYRNTIPVTHEARMPGDLFMERRIRSLVRWNAMAMVMRTNLKDSDLGGHISSFASSATLYDIGFNYFFQAPSDEHGGDLIYFQGHTSPGVYARAFMEGRITEDQMNNFRQEVDGQGLSSYPHPWLMPDFWQFPTVSMGLGPIQAIYQARFMKYLEHRGFIQPGKQKVWCFLGDGECDEPESLGAISLAGREKLDNLIFVINCNLQRLDGPVRGNGKIIQELEGVFRGAQWNVTKVIWGRFWDPLLAKDVDGILQRRMDEVIDGEYQNYKAKDGAFVREHFFNTPELKAMVEDLSDDEIWKLNRGGHDPYKVYAAYHEAVNHKEQPTVILAKTIKGYGTGAGEAKNTAHNTKKVDVESLKLFRDRFDIPVKDDELENLPFFKPEEGSAEARYLSERRTALGGFVPQRRAKSFNIPTPPLDTLKAILDGSGDREISTTMAFVRILAQLVKDKEIGPRIVPIIPDEARTFGMEGMFRQLGIYSSVGQLYEPVDKDQVMFYKEDQKGQILEEGINEAGAMSSFIAAGTSYSSHNQPMLPFYIFYSMFGFQRIGDLAWAAGDSRTRGFLIGGTAGRTTLNGEGLQHEDGHSHLLASTIPNCRTYDPTYGYELAVIIQDGMKKMTEEQQDVFYYITVMNESYQQPAMPAGAEEGIKKGMYLLEEDNREAAHHVQLMGSGTILREVREAAKILREEFNVGADVWSVTSFNELRRDGLAVERTNRLHPGQKPKLSYVEECLNGRKGPVIASTDYMKLFAEQIRQWVPSKEFKVLGTDGFGRSDSRKKLRHFFEVDRHFVVLAALEALADRGDIEPKVVAEAIAKFGINPEKRNPLDC